In one window of Prevotella sp. E13-17 DNA:
- the trxA gene encoding thioredoxin gives MEVQITSENFKELKNGNLPLVLDFWATWCGPCRLVGPILSELAEKYDGKIIVGKCDVEENEELAMEFGIRNIPTILFFKGGQQVDKVVGAMSKQVFDEKFQSLL, from the coding sequence ATGGAAGTACAAATCACAAGCGAGAATTTCAAGGAGCTGAAGAATGGCAACCTGCCACTCGTGCTCGATTTCTGGGCAACATGGTGTGGTCCTTGCCGTCTGGTAGGTCCTATCCTGTCTGAACTTGCCGAGAAATATGATGGTAAGATCATTGTTGGTAAGTGCGATGTAGAGGAGAACGAGGAACTCGCTATGGAGTTCGGCATCCGCAACATCCCTACCATTCTATTCTTCAAGGGAGGCCAGCAGGTCGATAAGGTCGTTGGCGCCATGTCTAAGCAGGTATTCGACGAGAAGTTCCAGTCATTGCTCTAA
- the dnaE gene encoding DNA polymerase III subunit alpha, with amino-acid sequence MEDFIHLHVHTYYSILDGQSKIKNLVDKAIKDGMRGMAITDHGDMFGIKEFHDIVMGVNKGRKKEGLDPFIPIFGCEMYVAKHGPKEQKNGREDQSGYHLIVLAKNYQGYKNLIKLVSNSWVDGYYMRPRTDRADLERYHEGLIVCSACIAGEVPHKILAGDMAGAREALEWYHNLFGDDYYLELQRHEVKDPTQRANRETFPLQQQANKVLIELAREYGIKLICSNDVHFVDQENAEAHDHLLCLSTGKDLDDPTRMLYSKQEWFKTKAEMNEIFSDVPEALSNTLEILEKCEIYSIDHDPIMPFYPIPESFGTEEQWRERISEEQLYEEFTRDENGLNPMSREDGDKKIKKLGGFDKLYRIKFEADYLAELAYKGGKERYLPNDELVLDKVEVDTGNPQSTYTILHSSLPKEVDDRIRFELHIMKTMGFPGYFLIVQDFINSARDELDVWVGPGRGSAAGSVVAYCLGITKIDPLKYDLLFERFLNPDRISLPDIDTDFDDDGRGKVLKWVMDKYGHENCAHIITYASMATKNSIKDVARVEKLPLSVSNALCKAIPDRLPDGLKMNLANAIKCVPELRDAEASNDPVLANTIKYAKMLEGTVRGTGIHACGFIICRDPISDWVPVSTADDPDFKDTKTNCTQYDGHVIESTGLIKMDFLGLKTLSEQKEACAIIKQTRGIDIDLDHIPIDDPKTYELYQQGRTIGTFQFESAGMQKYLRELHPTVFEDLIAMNALYRPGPMDYIPSFIARKNGREEIKYDIPCMEKYLKDTYGITVYQEQVMLLSRQLADFTRGESDALRKAMGKKKKDIVDAMKPKFIEGGKKNGHDPKILDKIWADWEKFASYAFNKSHAACYSWVAYQTAYLKANYPAEFMAAIMSRRRDQITEITKLMDECKQMGIATLGPDVNESYQKFGVNHKGEIRFGLAAIKGLGDNAALSIIDEREKNGPYKDIFDFAQRINFSSVNRKAFESLALSGGFDSFGIRREIYFAENNKGELFLDSLVRYGQMYQQAKNEAQNSLFGGFDSVEIATPPIPKTDARWSDIERLNKERDLVGIYLSAHPLDEYKIILDNMCNARCDELADRGAALKDREEITLGGIVTGVQSRFGKDNRPWGIVTLEDFNGSGELALFGDDWMNMNGKFIEGAAVYITGKMQSRFYNSDQKSLKVTNVELLQTIKEKAIESITIQLNTDLLDDQIVTELNDLVDEHPGSTKLMFLLRDSTGKRHMLLRSQNKAIDVRHTLIDYIERTEALDYTIN; translated from the coding sequence ATGGAAGATTTCATACACCTGCACGTACATACCTATTATTCAATCCTTGACGGACAGTCAAAGATTAAGAACTTGGTGGACAAAGCCATCAAGGACGGCATGCGTGGTATGGCTATCACCGACCACGGCGATATGTTCGGCATCAAGGAGTTTCACGACATCGTGATGGGGGTGAATAAGGGTCGCAAGAAAGAGGGGCTTGATCCCTTCATCCCTATCTTCGGTTGCGAGATGTATGTTGCCAAGCATGGTCCCAAGGAACAGAAGAACGGTCGTGAGGATCAGAGCGGTTATCACCTGATTGTGTTGGCAAAGAACTATCAGGGCTATAAGAACCTGATCAAGCTGGTTTCTAATTCGTGGGTCGATGGCTACTACATGCGTCCTCGTACCGATCGTGCTGACCTGGAACGTTACCATGAGGGCCTCATTGTCTGTTCGGCATGTATCGCCGGCGAGGTGCCTCATAAGATTCTGGCTGGCGACATGGCTGGTGCCCGCGAAGCATTGGAGTGGTATCATAACCTGTTTGGTGACGACTATTACTTGGAACTTCAGCGACACGAGGTGAAAGACCCCACGCAGCGTGCCAACCGCGAGACCTTCCCCCTGCAGCAGCAAGCCAACAAGGTGCTCATCGAGTTGGCCCGTGAGTATGGCATCAAACTGATCTGCTCTAACGATGTTCACTTTGTGGATCAGGAAAATGCTGAGGCTCACGATCACCTGCTCTGTCTTTCTACGGGAAAGGATCTCGACGACCCCACACGTATGCTCTACTCCAAGCAGGAGTGGTTTAAGACCAAGGCCGAGATGAACGAGATCTTCAGCGACGTGCCCGAAGCATTGAGCAACACGCTTGAGATCCTGGAAAAGTGCGAGATATACTCCATCGATCACGACCCAATCATGCCATTCTATCCCATTCCTGAGAGCTTCGGAACTGAGGAACAGTGGCGCGAGCGCATCAGCGAGGAACAACTCTACGAGGAGTTCACACGCGATGAGAACGGCCTGAACCCCATGTCGCGTGAGGATGGTGATAAGAAAATCAAGAAACTGGGTGGCTTCGACAAACTCTATCGTATCAAGTTCGAGGCCGACTATCTGGCAGAATTGGCCTATAAAGGTGGTAAAGAGCGTTATTTGCCCAACGACGAGCTGGTGCTCGACAAGGTAGAGGTAGATACGGGCAATCCACAATCCACATACACCATCCTGCATTCCTCTCTGCCTAAGGAGGTTGACGACCGCATTCGCTTTGAACTGCACATCATGAAGACCATGGGTTTCCCGGGCTACTTCCTCATCGTGCAGGACTTCATCAACTCGGCACGCGACGAACTCGACGTGTGGGTTGGCCCTGGTCGTGGTTCGGCTGCCGGCTCGGTGGTGGCTTATTGTTTGGGAATCACCAAGATAGACCCGCTGAAGTATGACCTGCTGTTTGAGCGTTTCTTGAATCCAGACCGTATCTCGTTGCCCGATATCGATACCGACTTCGACGATGACGGACGTGGAAAGGTGCTGAAGTGGGTGATGGACAAGTATGGACATGAGAACTGCGCCCACATCATTACCTATGCCTCGATGGCCACCAAAAACTCTATCAAGGACGTGGCGCGCGTGGAGAAATTACCGCTGAGTGTGTCTAACGCACTGTGTAAGGCCATTCCAGACCGTCTGCCCGATGGGTTGAAGATGAATCTGGCCAATGCCATCAAGTGCGTGCCAGAGTTGCGTGATGCCGAGGCTTCCAACGATCCCGTGTTGGCCAACACCATCAAGTATGCGAAGATGCTGGAGGGCACCGTGCGCGGTACGGGTATCCACGCCTGTGGCTTTATCATCTGTCGCGACCCTATCAGCGACTGGGTGCCTGTCTCAACGGCCGATGATCCCGACTTCAAGGATACCAAGACCAACTGTACACAGTACGACGGACACGTCATCGAATCGACAGGACTCATCAAGATGGACTTCTTGGGACTGAAGACTTTGTCTGAGCAGAAAGAGGCCTGTGCCATCATCAAACAGACACGCGGCATCGATATTGATCTGGATCATATCCCCATTGACGATCCCAAGACCTACGAGCTCTACCAGCAAGGACGTACCATCGGCACCTTCCAGTTTGAGTCTGCCGGTATGCAGAAATATCTGCGCGAGCTTCATCCCACGGTGTTCGAAGACCTGATTGCCATGAACGCGCTCTACCGTCCGGGACCTATGGACTACATCCCCTCGTTCATTGCCCGTAAGAACGGCCGCGAGGAGATCAAGTACGATATCCCCTGCATGGAGAAATACCTGAAGGACACCTATGGCATCACCGTCTATCAGGAGCAGGTGATGTTGCTGTCCCGCCAGTTGGCCGACTTTACCCGTGGTGAGAGTGACGCCCTGCGTAAGGCCATGGGTAAGAAGAAAAAGGATATCGTTGACGCCATGAAGCCTAAGTTTATCGAGGGCGGCAAGAAAAATGGTCACGACCCCAAGATACTCGACAAGATATGGGCCGACTGGGAGAAGTTTGCCTCCTATGCGTTCAATAAGTCGCATGCAGCCTGCTATTCGTGGGTGGCCTATCAGACTGCTTATCTCAAGGCCAACTATCCTGCTGAGTTCATGGCAGCCATCATGAGCCGCCGTCGCGACCAGATCACGGAAATCACCAAACTGATGGATGAATGTAAGCAGATGGGCATTGCAACCTTGGGGCCCGACGTGAACGAATCCTATCAGAAGTTTGGTGTGAACCATAAAGGTGAGATCCGTTTCGGTCTGGCAGCCATCAAAGGACTGGGTGACAATGCTGCCTTGTCAATCATCGACGAGCGCGAGAAGAATGGTCCCTATAAGGATATCTTTGATTTTGCCCAGCGCATCAACTTCTCCAGTGTCAACCGTAAGGCTTTCGAGTCGCTGGCGCTAAGTGGCGGCTTTGACAGCTTTGGCATCCGTCGCGAGATTTATTTTGCCGAGAACAACAAAGGTGAGCTGTTTCTCGACTCGCTGGTGCGCTATGGTCAGATGTACCAACAGGCCAAGAACGAGGCACAGAACTCTCTCTTCGGCGGTTTTGACAGTGTCGAGATAGCCACACCGCCCATTCCTAAGACCGATGCACGCTGGAGCGACATTGAGCGTCTGAACAAAGAGCGCGATCTGGTGGGTATCTATCTGTCGGCTCATCCCTTGGATGAATATAAGATTATTCTCGACAATATGTGTAATGCACGTTGTGACGAATTGGCAGATAGGGGTGCAGCCCTCAAAGATCGCGAGGAAATCACATTAGGTGGCATCGTCACTGGTGTGCAGTCGCGTTTCGGTAAAGACAACAGGCCATGGGGAATCGTCACGCTCGAAGACTTTAATGGGTCGGGCGAGCTGGCACTCTTTGGCGACGATTGGATGAACATGAACGGAAAGTTTATTGAGGGTGCTGCCGTCTATATCACAGGAAAGATGCAGTCGCGTTTCTATAATTCAGATCAGAAATCGCTGAAGGTGACCAATGTCGAGTTGCTCCAGACCATCAAGGAGAAGGCTATTGAGAGCATCACCATCCAGTTGAACACCGATCTGCTTGACGACCAGATAGTGACAGAGCTTAACGACCTGGTGGATGAACACCCTGGCAGTACGAAACTGATGTTCCTGCTGCGCGACTCCACAGGCAAGCGCCACATGCTGCTGCGTTCGCAGAACAAAGCTATCGATGTGCGCCATACGCTTATAGACTATATCGAACGCACCGAGGCATTGGATTACACCATCAATTAG
- a CDS encoding phosphatidylserine decarboxylase family protein, protein MGERIKKLKKIRIHREGTDELLYSLFFVIAIAVILWRSFDTPIPFALFIAIFGTAWLLMLNFYRCPIRYFNGDTEKTVVAPADGKVVVIEETDEDEYFHDKRLMISIFMSPLNVHANWFPVDGRVKFVKHFDGNYHRAWLPKASLENEHADTMIEMPNGENILVRQVAGAMARRIVTYAKDEEDCYIDEHLGFIKLGSRVDVYLPLGAQPCVKMGQPTTGDLTVIAKLP, encoded by the coding sequence ATGGGAGAAAGAATTAAGAAGCTCAAGAAAATCAGAATTCACCGTGAAGGAACAGACGAACTTCTATACAGCTTGTTTTTCGTCATTGCCATTGCAGTGATTCTCTGGCGTTCTTTTGACACACCTATACCCTTTGCACTATTCATCGCCATATTCGGCACAGCCTGGCTGCTGATGCTGAATTTCTATCGTTGTCCTATTCGCTACTTCAACGGCGACACCGAGAAAACGGTGGTAGCACCTGCCGACGGCAAGGTGGTGGTCATCGAAGAAACCGACGAGGACGAGTATTTTCACGACAAGCGACTGATGATTAGCATCTTCATGAGCCCGCTGAACGTGCATGCCAACTGGTTTCCTGTTGATGGCCGCGTGAAGTTTGTGAAGCACTTCGATGGCAACTACCATCGTGCGTGGTTGCCCAAGGCAAGTCTGGAGAACGAGCATGCCGACACGATGATTGAAATGCCTAATGGCGAAAACATACTGGTAAGACAGGTGGCTGGTGCTATGGCCCGTCGCATTGTGACCTATGCCAAAGATGAAGAGGATTGCTATATCGACGAGCATCTGGGCTTCATCAAGTTGGGCTCGCGCGTAGATGTCTATCTGCCATTGGGCGCTCAACCATGTGTCAAGATGGGACAACCCACCACGGGCGACCTGACCGTCATTGCGAAACTGCCCTAA
- a CDS encoding AraC family transcriptional regulator — MPKLKDGFLGEQSIILPPMIVDIEERDPLVSSLYITDIGFYPMAEHHYRSRKKGIDQYVLIYCVDGKGWYRVGDKEYQVERNQYFILPAGVPHSYGSSEGQRWTIYWVHFKGAHAAIYAEGAQKPQTINVAINSHISERNNIFDDILNTLRAGHEIEDLRYASSLLHYYLASMRYLQQWRRAPQQVDIVDAAIHYMEENIERRITLQDVTHYVGFSMSYFSAQFKKKTGISPLAYFNQLKINHACLLLVHTSLQVNQICYKLGFEDSLYFSRLFTKIMGVSPTTYRQQNKLIQQNQTKNNQDEKEHL; from the coding sequence ATGCCAAAACTAAAAGACGGATTCCTTGGGGAACAATCAATCATACTACCGCCCATGATCGTTGATATAGAAGAACGCGACCCGCTGGTCAGCAGTCTTTACATCACCGACATTGGGTTTTATCCCATGGCTGAGCATCATTATCGCAGCCGCAAGAAGGGCATTGACCAGTATGTGCTTATCTACTGCGTCGATGGCAAGGGATGGTATCGCGTGGGCGATAAGGAATATCAGGTAGAACGCAATCAGTATTTCATTCTTCCAGCAGGCGTCCCCCACTCATATGGTTCGAGCGAGGGACAGCGATGGACCATCTATTGGGTGCACTTCAAAGGGGCGCATGCCGCCATCTATGCCGAGGGTGCACAGAAACCGCAGACCATCAATGTGGCCATCAACTCGCACATCAGCGAGCGCAACAACATCTTCGATGATATTCTCAACACGCTACGTGCAGGTCATGAGATTGAAGATTTGCGCTACGCATCCAGTCTCTTACACTACTATCTGGCATCTATGCGCTATCTCCAACAATGGCGACGCGCCCCTCAGCAGGTTGACATTGTCGATGCCGCCATTCATTATATGGAGGAAAACATCGAGCGACGCATCACACTGCAAGACGTCACCCACTACGTGGGTTTCTCCATGAGCTATTTCTCTGCCCAGTTCAAGAAGAAGACAGGCATCAGTCCACTGGCCTATTTCAATCAGCTCAAAATCAACCATGCCTGTCTGTTGCTGGTACACACCAGCTTACAGGTGAACCAGATATGCTATAAGTTGGGCTTCGAAGACAGCCTTTATTTCTCCCGTCTATTCACTAAAATCATGGGAGTCTCTCCCACGACATATCGTCAACAAAACAAACTTATTCAACAAAACCAAACTAAAAACAACCAAGATGAAAAAGAACACCTTTAA
- a CDS encoding MFS transporter, protein MQNQSKGFIYFICMVSAMGGLLFGYDWVVIGGAKPFYEQFFGIADSPLMQGVAMTSALVGCLAGAMVAGAAADKFGRKPLLFVSAVLFTVSAIATGLFDDFTLFNIARFVGGMGIGVASALAPMYIAEVSPAEIRGRMVSLNQMTIVLGILAAQIVNMLLARDTAVAECMAWNVAWGWRWMFWAETLPAALFLVMSCMIPESPVYLELKNGRIEGLKSKGKNFNSSIFQLFNSPQYSKVLLLGLVIAVFQQWCGTNVIFNYAQEIFMGAGFDVDGMFINIVITGVANVVFTFVALYTIEKWGRRTLILLGAGGLALIYLTLGTCYYYEVKGFAMVLLVVAAISVYAMTLGPVTWTLLAEIFPNRIRGVAMSVCTFALWVGCCTLTFSFPSMNAALGSSGSFWVYALICICAFVFLYRRCPETKGKVLAEE, encoded by the coding sequence ATGCAAAATCAAAGTAAAGGATTTATCTATTTCATCTGTATGGTGTCTGCTATGGGCGGACTGCTTTTCGGATATGACTGGGTGGTGATTGGCGGTGCCAAGCCATTCTATGAACAGTTTTTTGGTATTGCAGACTCACCGTTGATGCAAGGCGTAGCCATGACCTCGGCCTTGGTGGGCTGTCTGGCGGGCGCTATGGTTGCTGGTGCAGCTGCCGACAAGTTCGGACGCAAGCCGTTGCTTTTCGTCTCTGCAGTTCTTTTTACTGTTTCTGCTATTGCTACGGGCTTGTTTGATGACTTCACCCTATTTAATATAGCCCGCTTTGTGGGAGGTATGGGCATTGGTGTGGCCTCTGCTCTTGCCCCAATGTATATTGCCGAGGTCAGTCCGGCAGAGATACGTGGCCGCATGGTGAGCCTGAACCAGATGACCATCGTGCTGGGAATACTGGCAGCACAAATCGTCAACATGCTGTTAGCGCGCGATACGGCCGTTGCAGAGTGCATGGCATGGAACGTGGCGTGGGGCTGGCGCTGGATGTTTTGGGCAGAGACCTTGCCGGCAGCTCTGTTTCTGGTGATGAGCTGCATGATTCCAGAGAGTCCGGTGTATTTAGAATTGAAGAATGGAAGAATTGAAGGATTGAAATCTAAAGGAAAAAACTTCAATTCTTCAATCTTTCAACTTTTCAATTCTCCACAATACAGTAAGGTTCTGCTGCTTGGCCTGGTAATAGCCGTGTTCCAACAGTGGTGCGGTACCAATGTGATCTTCAACTATGCTCAAGAGATATTCATGGGTGCCGGGTTCGATGTGGATGGCATGTTCATCAATATAGTGATTACCGGTGTGGCCAATGTGGTGTTTACCTTTGTAGCACTCTACACCATCGAGAAGTGGGGCCGGCGCACACTCATCCTGTTAGGCGCGGGCGGACTGGCGCTGATCTACCTCACCCTGGGCACCTGCTACTACTACGAGGTCAAGGGCTTCGCCATGGTGTTACTGGTCGTGGCTGCCATTTCAGTCTATGCCATGACCTTAGGCCCTGTGACGTGGACCCTGCTGGCAGAGATATTTCCGAACCGTATTCGCGGTGTGGCGATGTCTGTCTGTACGTTTGCCCTGTGGGTGGGCTGTTGCACACTCACCTTCTCGTTCCCCTCGATGAATGCAGCCCTAGGCAGTAGTGGCTCATTCTGGGTGTATGCCCTGATTTGCATATGTGCATTTGTTTTCCTGTATCGCCGCTGTCCGGAGACCAAAGGAAAGGTGTTGGCAGAAGAATAA
- a CDS encoding family 78 glycoside hydrolase catalytic domain translates to MVMMSMTVSSSMAKSHFVSGKRVEALNTSAWEKSMWISVKNAPVVTGEVRDGSRAADGANWFLTSIENQQKVVKATWMTASLGVSELFVNGKRIGEEVLRPGFTHREKTKRSFTYDVTDVFLKKPGQRNVLSAQVTPGWWADKIVTPWGTDGMIGHKCAFRGVLVIEYADGSKQTYGTNLQDWKAGIAGPVTHAGIYDGEAYDARIAQGFSTPDAFSVPEENTEFRGEILPSCGAEVYAREDLALTPVQAYIWKEVRGARDGEYGKVVIDRTFKPGQEMTLHAGETLVVDFGQNCAAVPSFVFKAAAGTRLSCLPGELLNDGNGARSRGMDGPEGTVHRENLRAHDNCFRLDYTFAGNGQYESYQPRATFFGYRYVSISATATVCIKSLRSVPITSIHKNLEIGTINTGHELVNRLISNTLWGLRSNYLSVPTDCPQRNERLGWTADTQVFTETGTFFADTKNFFHKWMRDMSDSQDALGGYPGVAPVAQYGGECMRLGWTDAGIIVPWTIWKQFADTQIINQSWTSMKRFIDRVNATCYRHQELIGQNGNYQWADWLSYEPLESCGGSAFGSNGPLPDAVDYWNYLSACYWQIDAEMMRDMAKATGRDYKTYEEMALRAKAYTKEHFLNADGTFKTQILNTMQTPALFALKNQLVEGEAKKQLVARLRQNFKDHDGCLQTGFLGTSIIMGTLTDNGMADIAYNLLFQRKNPSWLYSIDNGATTMWERWNSYMKDKGMGPRGMNSFNHYAYGAVCEWIWETVAGIAADPMQPGFKHIIMRPIPDKRLGHIDAQYQSAAGLIKSHWHYDKNGQWNWQFTIPKGATATVYLPGEATPKEYVGGTYKIKKSL, encoded by the coding sequence ATGGTCATGATGAGCATGACTGTCAGTAGTAGTATGGCTAAAAGCCACTTTGTTTCAGGCAAGCGCGTCGAAGCGCTCAACACTTCGGCTTGGGAAAAGTCAATGTGGATTTCGGTTAAAAACGCTCCCGTCGTTACGGGCGAAGTGAGAGATGGCAGCCGCGCTGCCGATGGTGCCAACTGGTTCCTGACGTCTATCGAGAACCAGCAGAAGGTAGTAAAGGCAACGTGGATGACGGCATCGCTGGGCGTGTCAGAGCTCTTTGTCAATGGCAAGCGCATTGGTGAGGAGGTCTTGCGCCCAGGCTTCACGCATCGCGAGAAGACCAAACGCTCTTTCACCTACGACGTGACCGACGTCTTTCTCAAGAAGCCGGGTCAGCGCAATGTGCTCTCGGCACAGGTCACTCCAGGTTGGTGGGCCGACAAGATTGTCACGCCCTGGGGCACCGATGGTATGATTGGCCACAAGTGTGCCTTCCGCGGCGTTTTAGTGATTGAGTATGCCGATGGCAGCAAGCAGACCTACGGCACCAACCTTCAGGACTGGAAAGCAGGCATCGCCGGACCGGTGACGCATGCAGGCATCTACGATGGCGAGGCCTACGATGCACGTATCGCTCAGGGATTCAGCACACCCGATGCATTCTCGGTGCCCGAAGAGAACACGGAGTTCCGAGGAGAGATTCTGCCCTCTTGCGGTGCTGAGGTCTATGCACGCGAGGACCTGGCGCTGACACCAGTTCAGGCCTACATCTGGAAAGAGGTCCGCGGTGCACGTGATGGCGAGTATGGTAAGGTAGTCATTGACCGGACGTTCAAGCCTGGACAGGAGATGACGCTCCATGCCGGCGAGACCCTGGTGGTTGACTTCGGTCAGAACTGTGCCGCAGTTCCTTCTTTTGTCTTCAAGGCAGCTGCCGGCACACGCCTTAGCTGTCTGCCCGGCGAGTTGCTGAACGACGGCAATGGCGCACGCAGTCGTGGCATGGACGGTCCCGAGGGTACTGTGCATCGTGAGAACCTGCGTGCCCACGACAACTGTTTCCGTCTGGACTACACCTTTGCTGGCAATGGTCAGTATGAGAGCTATCAGCCGCGTGCCACCTTCTTCGGCTATCGCTATGTTTCTATCTCTGCCACAGCCACCGTGTGTATCAAGTCGCTGAGGTCTGTTCCCATCACCTCTATTCACAAGAACCTGGAGATTGGCACCATCAACACTGGCCATGAACTGGTGAACCGTCTCATCTCCAACACACTGTGGGGACTTCGTTCCAACTACCTATCAGTGCCTACCGACTGTCCGCAACGCAACGAGCGACTGGGCTGGACGGCCGACACACAGGTGTTCACCGAGACCGGTACATTCTTTGCCGACACGAAGAATTTCTTCCACAAGTGGATGCGCGACATGAGCGACTCGCAGGATGCGCTGGGCGGTTACCCGGGCGTGGCTCCCGTGGCACAATACGGCGGCGAGTGCATGCGTCTGGGATGGACCGATGCAGGCATCATCGTGCCTTGGACCATCTGGAAGCAATTTGCCGACACCCAGATTATCAACCAGAGCTGGACTTCGATGAAGCGTTTCATCGACCGTGTCAATGCCACCTGCTATCGCCATCAGGAACTGATTGGACAGAATGGCAACTACCAGTGGGCCGACTGGCTGAGCTATGAGCCACTGGAGAGCTGCGGCGGATCAGCCTTCGGCAGCAATGGCCCACTGCCCGACGCGGTGGACTACTGGAACTACCTCAGTGCTTGCTACTGGCAGATTGATGCCGAGATGATGCGCGACATGGCAAAGGCCACTGGCCGCGACTACAAGACCTATGAGGAGATGGCGCTTCGTGCCAAAGCCTACACCAAGGAACACTTCCTTAATGCCGACGGCACTTTCAAGACGCAGATTCTGAACACCATGCAGACGCCCGCCCTCTTCGCTTTGAAGAACCAGCTGGTAGAAGGAGAAGCCAAGAAGCAACTGGTGGCTCGTCTGCGCCAGAACTTCAAAGACCACGACGGTTGTTTGCAGACGGGCTTCCTCGGCACCTCTATCATCATGGGCACACTGACCGACAACGGCATGGCCGACATCGCCTACAACCTGCTTTTCCAGCGCAAGAACCCCAGCTGGCTCTACAGCATAGACAATGGCGCCACCACCATGTGGGAGCGTTGGAACAGCTATATGAAGGACAAGGGTATGGGTCCTCGTGGCATGAACTCGTTCAACCACTATGCCTATGGTGCTGTGTGCGAATGGATTTGGGAGACGGTGGCAGGCATTGCTGCCGACCCCATGCAACCTGGTTTCAAGCATATCATCATGCGTCCCATCCCCGATAAGCGATTAGGCCATATTGATGCTCAATACCAGTCGGCTGCCGGTCTCATCAAGAGCCACTGGCACTACGACAAGAATGGTCAGTGGAATTGGCAGTTCACCATTCCTAAGGGAGCCACCGCCACCGTTTATCTGCCTGGCGAAGCAACACCTAAGGAATACGTCGGTGGTACTTACAAGATCAAGAAATCATTATAG
- a CDS encoding Dabb family protein → MVKHIILWTLKPELSDSEKQNVKAGIKAGLEGLVGKVPGLLDVKVHIDGRLDSSNADVMLDSTLESAEALKGYAQHPEHVAVANSKVRPYTVSRSCLDFEI, encoded by the coding sequence ATGGTAAAGCATATTATTCTTTGGACGTTAAAACCCGAACTATCGGATAGTGAAAAGCAAAATGTGAAGGCAGGCATCAAGGCTGGACTTGAAGGCCTGGTGGGCAAGGTGCCCGGACTGCTCGATGTGAAAGTGCATATTGACGGACGACTCGACTCGTCGAATGCCGATGTGATGCTCGACTCTACGCTCGAGTCGGCTGAGGCGCTGAAAGGCTATGCCCAGCATCCGGAACATGTGGCTGTGGCTAACAGCAAGGTCCGCCCTTATACAGTAAGCCGTTCGTGTCTTGACTTTGAAATTTAA